AATCAGCGAAGGTGATTTTAAGAAGGGGCAAAAATGAAAAAATGTTTGACATAGGGTAGGGGGGTATGGTATAATCTAAGATATGAAACAGGTAACCACCCACGAAGAACAATTAGTTGCCTTAAAAAGGATAGAGGGGCAGATTAAAGGCATCCAAAGGATGATTGAGGAGAAAAGATACTGTGTGGATATTATTACCCAACTTCATTCAGTAATTGGTGCCATCTCAAGGGTTGAGGAGAAGATCCTTGAAAACCACCTCAAGGGCTGCGTTATCTCTGCCTTTAAGGGTGAATCCGAGGAGGAAAAACAAAAGAAGATAGAAGAGATTATTGAGCTTATAGATACATTTAGAGGGAGATAACATGAACTTGCTTGAAAATATACAAAGATGCTTTGAGTCTAATTCAGTATTTTATACGAGACATGCCAAGTTTGAGATGGAGAATGAAGAGTCCGGAATTTATGGATAGAATATAAAAGGAGGAAAGAGTTATGAAGTGTGTTATTTACGGAGATGAAATTAAAGTTATGGAGCTATACTTTCGCACTTTTTGTCATTCCTGCGCAAGCAGGAATCCAGAAGCCTTGATATTACTGGATTCCCGCTTTGGCGGGAATGACGAGAGGTTATTGTAAAGTATTTGTCTTTCAAGTAGTTACAAAAAAGTGCAAAAGTATAGTCATTCAGTAATTGGGGTAATATCGATCCTCGATCCTGGATGCTCGATCCTGGATCCTGGATCCTTTACCAGCATCGAGGATCGAACATCGAGGATCGAGCATCGAGCATCCAGCATCATGTGCTGAACGGTTACCTTCCTTATAGGGAAGGAAGAGTATCTTAAACTTGCATTCCGCACTTCCAGAAAAGGTTTTGTGCTATTGGGCCAACAAGGCTTTTTGAAAGATAGCTTTATCTAATAGAAGCTTTAATTAAGAAAAGAGATTGTCACCTCACCATAATGAT
The nucleotide sequence above comes from bacterium. Encoded proteins:
- a CDS encoding metal-sensitive transcriptional regulator; amino-acid sequence: MKQVTTHEEQLVALKRIEGQIKGIQRMIEEKRYCVDIITQLHSVIGAISRVEEKILENHLKGCVISAFKGESEEEKQKKIEEIIELIDTFRGR